In Desulfurobacterium indicum, the DNA window GAGGCTAAGGAAGAACTTCAGGATATGTTCTCCAGGAGGTACTCCTAATGGTTTACACAAAATTATTGACACAACCCCAAAATAGATAAGAACAAAAGTTTTGAAGAAAACCTTAAAGTTGTGGATATGGCCATGTATAGAGCAAAGAATAGCGGAAAGAATAAAGTAGAACTGACGATAAATTAAAATTTTAGTATAAAAGTTGCACGATTTTTCCTTCTTTCTTAACTTTTCCCCTCTTTTTAAGCTGCGATATGGCTCTCGAAACTGTTTCGGCTGTAAGTCCAAGTTCCATAGCAACTATAGTTGTCTTAAACTCCACCTTTCCGTTTTGATCTGCTTTATGAACTATGTAATCATAAACCCTGGATACTGCATCTTTAAGGCTCAAATTTTCAACAAGACCAACAAGATGGAAAAGTCTCTCGGAAAGAATTCCTATCATCTTCATTGCAATATCGGGATTCTTTCTAATAACTTCAGTAAGTTTCTCTTTCGGAAGGAAAAGCACCTGAACTTTATCAAGAGCAACTGCATTTGCAGGAAAATTACCTCCCTTTAAAGCTCCCGCTTCTCCCATCATAGAAACAGGAGAAAAAATTCTTATCGTTTGCTCCTTTCCCGCAAAAGATTTGTACAACTTTACCTTTCCCTTCGTAAGTATATATATACCGTTTGCCCCATCATACGAAGAGAATATTATCTGCCCTTTATCATAAGAGTAAGACATCAAAACATTTTCTATCTCCTTCAACTCACTATCTTCAAGTGTGGAAAAAAGAGGTAAGGACCTTAAGATATGCACCTAAATCCCCCTATATTTTCAATCTTCAGTTATTCTATCAAGAATTTCTTCAATTCTGTGCTTAAGCCACTCTACAGGCGCATGGAAAATCATGCGAGGACCGCTGTATTTCATAACCTGCCGTATTTTTTCTTTCATCTCCGGAGTGTAACAATGGATGGGACATTTTCTACAAGATGGTTTATTATCCCCAAAAGGACAGAGATCAAGTCTTTTAAAAGCATAATGCTTTAAGCGCTGACATTCAGAACACAAGTCATCTTTGGTCCTGTGTTTACCATGACAGT includes these proteins:
- a CDS encoding Crp/Fnr family transcriptional regulator, with translation MHILRSLPLFSTLEDSELKEIENVLMSYSYDKGQIIFSSYDGANGIYILTKGKVKLYKSFAGKEQTIRIFSPVSMMGEAGALKGGNFPANAVALDKVQVLFLPKEKLTEVIRKNPDIAMKMIGILSERLFHLVGLVENLSLKDAVSRVYDYIVHKADQNGKVEFKTTIVAMELGLTAETVSRAISQLKKRGKVKKEGKIVQLLY
- a CDS encoding nitrous oxide-stimulated promoter family protein; its protein translation is MSIEKEKHVIEKMIVIYCHGKHRTKDDLCSECQRLKHYAFKRLDLCPFGDNKPSCRKCPIHCYTPEMKEKIRQVMKYSGPRMIFHAPVEWLKHRIEEILDRITED